In the Purpureocillium takamizusanense chromosome 5, complete sequence genome, one interval contains:
- the apm1 gene encoding AP-1 adaptor complex mu subunit Apm1, variant 2 (EggNog:ENOG503NVTZ~COG:U): MASALFFLDLKGKTLLARNYRGDIPMSAVEMFPVLLSEAEEESSAVPPCFSHEGINYLYIRHNNLYLLALTKRNTNAAEILLFLHKVVQVFTEYFKALEEESIRDNFVIIYELLDEMMDFGYPQTTESKILQEYITQESHKLEIQARPPIAVTNAVSWRSEGIRYRKNEVFLDVVESLNLLVSANGNVLRSEILGAIKMKCYLSGMPELRLGLNDKVMFETTGRTTRGKAIEMEDVKFHQCVRLSRFENDRTISFIPPDGEFELMSYRLNTQVKPLIWVECVVESHSGSRIEYTLKARAQFKRRSTANNVEIIVPVPDDADTPRFRTNIGSVHYAPEQSAIVWKIKQFGGQKEFLMRAELGLPSVRGDDELGGGMTGGFGGSMGGVGGMGKGAKRPIQVKFEIPYFTTSGIQVRYLKITEPKLQYPSLPWVRYITQSGDIAVRLPDAV; this comes from the exons aTGGCGTCtgccctcttcttcctcgacctcaagggcaag accctcctcgcccgcaacTACAGGGGTGACATTCCCATGTCGGCTGTCGAAATGTTCCCCGTCCTCCTCTCCGAAGCCGAAGAAGAATCCTCCGCCGTCCCGCCGTGCTTCTCCCACGAGGGCATCAAC TACCTCTACATCCGCCACAACAACCTCtacctcctcgccctcaccaAGCGCaacaccaacgccgccgagatcctcctcttcctgcaCAAGGTCGTCCAGGTCTTCACCGAGTACttcaaggccctcgaggaggagTCCATCCGCGACAACTTCGTCATCATCtacgagctcctcgacgagatgATGGACTTTGGCTACCCGCAGACGACCGAGTCCAAGATCCTGCAGGAGTACATCACGCAGGAGTCGCACAAGCTCGAGATCCAGGCCCGCCCCCCCATCGCCGTCACAAACGCCGTCTCGTGGCGCTCCGAGGGCATCCGCTACCGCAAGAACGAGgtcttcctcgacgtcgtcgagagccTCAACCTCCTCGTCAGTGCAAACGGCAACGTCCTGCGCAGCGAgatcctcggcgccatcaagATGAAGTGCTACCTCAGCGGCATGCCcgagctgcgcctcggcctcaacGACAAGGTCATGTTcgagacgacgggccgcACTACCCGCGGCAAGGCCATCGAGATGGAGGACGTCAAGTTCCACCAGTGCGTCCGCCTCTCGCGCTTCGAAAACGACCGCACCATCTCCTTCATCCCCCCCGACGGCGAGTTCGAGCTCATGTCCTATCGCCTCAACACCCAGGTCAAGCCCCTCATCTGGGTCGAGTGCGTCGTCGAGTCCCACTCGGGCTCCCGTATCGAGTACACCCTCAAGGCCAGAGCCCAGTTCAAGCGCCGCAGCACCGCCAACAACGTCGAGATCATCGTGCccgtccccgacgacgccgacacccCGCGCTTCCGCACCAACATTGGCTCAGTCCACTACGCCCCCGAGCAGAGCGCCATCGTCTGGAAGATCAAGCAGTTTGGCGGCCAAAAGGAGTTCCTCatgcgcgccgagctcggcctgcccagcgtccgcggcgacgacgagctcggcggcggcatgacggGCGGTttcggcggcagcatgggcggcgtcggcggcatgggcaagGGCGCCAAGCGGCCCATCCAGGTCAAGTTTGAGATCCCCTACTTTACCACCAGCGGTATCCAGGTCCGCTATCTGAAGATTACCGAACCTAAG CTGCAATACCCCTCCTTGCCGTGGGTACGATACATCACACAGTCCGGCGACATTGCCGTGCGCCTACCAGACGCTGTCTGA
- the apm1 gene encoding AP-1 adaptor complex mu subunit Apm1 (EggNog:ENOG503NVTZ~COG:U) has product MSAVEMFPVLLSEAEEESSAVPPCFSHEGINYLYIRHNNLYLLALTKRNTNAAEILLFLHKVVQVFTEYFKALEEESIRDNFVIIYELLDEMMDFGYPQTTESKILQEYITQESHKLEIQARPPIAVTNAVSWRSEGIRYRKNEVFLDVVESLNLLVSANGNVLRSEILGAIKMKCYLSGMPELRLGLNDKVMFETTGRTTRGKAIEMEDVKFHQCVRLSRFENDRTISFIPPDGEFELMSYRLNTQVKPLIWVECVVESHSGSRIEYTLKARAQFKRRSTANNVEIIVPVPDDADTPRFRTNIGSVHYAPEQSAIVWKIKQFGGQKEFLMRAELGLPSVRGDDELGGGMTGGFGGSMGGVGGMGKGAKRPIQVKFEIPYFTTSGIQVRYLKITEPKLQYPSLPWVRYITQSGDIAVRLPDAV; this is encoded by the exons ATGTCGGCTGTCGAAATGTTCCCCGTCCTCCTCTCCGAAGCCGAAGAAGAATCCTCCGCCGTCCCGCCGTGCTTCTCCCACGAGGGCATCAAC TACCTCTACATCCGCCACAACAACCTCtacctcctcgccctcaccaAGCGCaacaccaacgccgccgagatcctcctcttcctgcaCAAGGTCGTCCAGGTCTTCACCGAGTACttcaaggccctcgaggaggagTCCATCCGCGACAACTTCGTCATCATCtacgagctcctcgacgagatgATGGACTTTGGCTACCCGCAGACGACCGAGTCCAAGATCCTGCAGGAGTACATCACGCAGGAGTCGCACAAGCTCGAGATCCAGGCCCGCCCCCCCATCGCCGTCACAAACGCCGTCTCGTGGCGCTCCGAGGGCATCCGCTACCGCAAGAACGAGgtcttcctcgacgtcgtcgagagccTCAACCTCCTCGTCAGTGCAAACGGCAACGTCCTGCGCAGCGAgatcctcggcgccatcaagATGAAGTGCTACCTCAGCGGCATGCCcgagctgcgcctcggcctcaacGACAAGGTCATGTTcgagacgacgggccgcACTACCCGCGGCAAGGCCATCGAGATGGAGGACGTCAAGTTCCACCAGTGCGTCCGCCTCTCGCGCTTCGAAAACGACCGCACCATCTCCTTCATCCCCCCCGACGGCGAGTTCGAGCTCATGTCCTATCGCCTCAACACCCAGGTCAAGCCCCTCATCTGGGTCGAGTGCGTCGTCGAGTCCCACTCGGGCTCCCGTATCGAGTACACCCTCAAGGCCAGAGCCCAGTTCAAGCGCCGCAGCACCGCCAACAACGTCGAGATCATCGTGCccgtccccgacgacgccgacacccCGCGCTTCCGCACCAACATTGGCTCAGTCCACTACGCCCCCGAGCAGAGCGCCATCGTCTGGAAGATCAAGCAGTTTGGCGGCCAAAAGGAGTTCCTCatgcgcgccgagctcggcctgcccagcgtccgcggcgacgacgagctcggcggcggcatgacggGCGGTttcggcggcagcatgggcggcgtcggcggcatgggcaagGGCGCCAAGCGGCCCATCCAGGTCAAGTTTGAGATCCCCTACTTTACCACCAGCGGTATCCAGGTCCGCTATCTGAAGATTACCGAACCTAAG CTGCAATACCCCTCCTTGCCGTGGGTACGATACATCACACAGTCCGGCGACATTGCCGTGCGCCTACCAGACGCTGTCTGA
- the OPI1 gene encoding transcriptional regulator opi1 (COG:S~EggNog:ENOG503NYZC) — protein MQFSPPPDIDSLPTRLPPLTSHDRDKMLPSLSSVTGDVRLDRPPPSGPPSHWPSLNGSMAYRQPPPPSQQQQQQQQPDSPANMDVDGSSVTSTATPPAGADGPNALSIDDPDVRLAAEALGDLRADFVSSPPDSGSLPPMSPQTMAAQAPTSSRNSRSPQQSEPLLSLLTTSHPLISSTIGGASSAYGGAKNFSPRFKSGAEYVEGYLTPIANTVNSVGRATGVEGGVRWFLGAGRRHAAPTDEDGGSKKRRKMGGSGETSQGVMEQARDLKKLSELTDSPSSDLRSPRRLSSASTVDTLPAYDDMRSPAYTETDNPQSPPRSNPSNAPWQSRLIMSTSGLSVAMSAESLRSLKYCLKWLRWSNDHMGRVIGNLKSALEEYEKVNDEVAEGQGQDGNDEPLAAGQKTPQESRVELANKINTLKGDVLKTLQDSINTVSKYAGGALPENARTLVRRHLTSLPQRFRVATMTSSPEGGAKDSDSAIREGAQKVLVLAKEGLDMVTQITGVVDGTIVSAEEWCERMGKKRRPSTDEDRPLPPTHETNGDVKMG, from the exons ATGCAGTTCTCGCCTCCCCCGGACATCGACTCCCTCCCCACACGCCTGCCTCCCCTGACGAGCCATGATCGCGACAAGATGCTCCCCTCCCTCAGCAGCGTGACGGGCGACGTGAGGCTCgatcggccgccgccctcgggcccGCCCTCGCACTGGCCCTCACTAAACGGATCCATGGCCTACCGCCAgccccctccgccgtcgcagcagcagcagcagcagcagcagcccgacaGTCCGGCGAACatggacgtcgacggcagcagcgtcaccagcaccgccacgcccccagccggcgccgacggccccAACGCCCTTAGTATCGACGACCCCGAcgtgcgcctcgccgccgaggccctgggcGACCTTCGAGCTG ATTTTGTCTCCTCCCCTCCGGACAGcggctcgctgccgcccatgaGCCCCCAGACCATGGCCGCGCAAGCCCCGACCTCATCGCGAAACTCGCGGTCGCCGCAGCAGTCGGAGCCGCTCCTGTCGCTCCTCACGACCTCTCACCcgctcatcagcagcaccatTGGCGGTGCCAGCTCCGCCTACGGGGGGGCCAAGAACTTTTCGCCTCGTTTCAAGTCGGGCGCCGAGTACGTCGAGGGCTACCTGACACCCATCGCCAATACGGTCAACTCGGTCGGCCGCgccacgggcgtcgagggcggcgtccgGTGGTTCCTGGGCGCCGGGCGTCGACACGCCGCCCCCaccgacgaagacggcggctCCAAGAAGAGGCGCAAGATGGGCGGCTCCGGCGAGACGAGCCAGGGCGTCATGGAGCAGGCGAGGGACCTCAAGAAGCTGTCGGAACTCACcgactcgccgtcgtcggaccTAAggagcccgcggcgcctctcGTCGGCCAGCACCGTGGACACGCTCCCGGCCTACGACGACATGCGTTCACCCGCCTACACGGAGACGGACAACCCGCAGAGCCCGCCGCGGTCCAACCCTTCCAACGCCCCGTGGCAGTCCCGCCTCATCATGTCCACGTCGGGCCTCAGCGTCGCCATGAGCGCTGAGAGCCTGCGCAGCCTCAAGTACTGCCTAAAGTGGTTGCGCTGGAGCAACGACCACATGGGCCGCGTCATCGGCAACCTCAAGTCAGCCTTGGAGGAGTACGAAAAGGTCAATGATGAGGTGGccgagggccagggccaagACGGAAACGacgagccgctcgccgcgggccagaAGACGCCGCAGGAGTCGCGCGTGGAGCTGGCCAACAAGATCAACACGCTCAAGGGCGACGTCCTCAAGACGCTGCAGGACTCCATCAACACCGTGTCCAAGtacgccggcggcgcccttcCGGAGAACGCGCGGACACTGGTGCGCCGACACCTCACCAGCTTACCGCAGCGGTTCCGCGTGGCGACCATGACGAGCAGCCCGGAGGGTGGCGCCAAGGACAGCGATTCGGCGATTCGCGAAGGCGCGCAAaaggtgctggtgctggccaaggagggtCTCGACATGGTGACGCAAAtcacgggcgtcgtcgacgggacCATTGTGAGCGCCGAGGAGTGGTGCGAGCGCATGGGCAAGAAGCGGCGCCCGTCgaccgacgaggacaggCCGCTACCTCCGACGCACGAGACGAATGGCGATGTCAAGATGGGGTGA
- a CDS encoding uncharacterized protein (EggNog:ENOG503NUT8~SECRETED:SignalP(1-20~SECRETED:cutsite=ALA-SS~SECRETED:prob=0.1399)), translated as MKATTTTTTILSALVAAALASSSAPHRRESSSSSSSSSILEANPNKQSKMAAVMGLKTSNYQQKQDAGLFDPGRYKVQEATRCQGGKVGEYSCENVDLLGHLTHEAMGSQTRAGNDLWGWTHTDGREFAIVGQTDGVAFVEVLKDGSLTYLGRLPTQTENAIWRDIKVLGHHAYIVADAYGHGLQVFDLTKLLALNNGNASGTAGAGGAGAKPKTFSTLLDLTAWYVGFGSAHNVAVNEESQTVYVLGAGKDGLDGACEGLAGGGGSSNSSSSSTSSPSPSPSPSSPASPASPASPASPASPPSSSSEPSSSSNGGLIMLDARNPAKPTLTGCAGQDGYVHDALAVTYRGADARYHGREIVFGCNEDTLTIYDVTDRAAPLVLSKTTYDGFNGTGAYTHQTWPVDGAALTHLLLDDELDEENRGRTPGGDTHTTTYVFDVRDLTAPRWTGRYTAPVKSVDHNQYVRDGLSYMANYGSGMRVVDVSGVAKGDPQGKTMREVAHFDCFPDDDAEGGSAEFDGAWTAYPFFASGTVLLNCIERGVFALKVNRGSTSSTT; from the exons ATGaaagcgacgacgacgacgacgacgatactCTCAgccctggtggcggcggcgctcgccagctcctccgcgccgcacAGGAGagagtcctcctcctcctcctcctcctcctccatcctcgaGGCGAACCCCAACAAGCAGAGCAagatggcggccgtcatgggGCTCAAGACGTCCAACTACCAGCAGAAGCAGGACGCCGGGCTGTTCGACCCCGGGCGCTACAAGGTGCAGGAGGCGACGCGGtgccagggcggcaaggtgGGCGAGTACAGCTGCGAGAACGTGGACCTGCTGGGCCACCTGACGCACGAGGCCATGGGCAGCCAGACGCGCGCGGGCAACGACCTCTGGG GCTGGACGCACACCGACGGGCGCGAgttcgccatcgtcggccagacggacggcgtcgcctttgtcgaggtgctcaaggACGGCTCGCTGACGTACCTGGGCCGGCTGCCGACGCAGACGGAAAACGCTATCTGGCGCGACATCAAGGTGCTGGGCCACCACGCGTACATTGTGGCCGACGCGtacggccacggcctgcaggtGTTTGACCTGACCAAGCTGCTGGCCCTGAATAACGGCAACGCCAGTGGTACCGCGGGGGCAGGGGGTGCGGGTGCGAAGCCCAAGACGTTTAGCACGCTGCTGGACCTGACGGCGTGGTACGTCGGGTTCGGCAGCGCGCACAACGTGGCGGTCAATGAGGAGAGTCAGACGGTGTACGTGCTGGGGGCGGGCAAGGACGGGTTGGATGGGGCGTGCGAggggctcgcgggcggcggcggctcttccaactcgtcatcgtcatcgacatcatcaccatcaccatcaccatcaccatcatcaccagcatcaccagcatcaccagcatcaccagcatcaccagcatcaccaccgtcgtcgtcctcagagccgtcctcgtcatccaacggcggcctcatcatgctcgacgcccgcaacCCAGCCAAGCCCACGCTCACGGGCTGCGCCGGCCAGGACGGCTACGTGCacgacgccctggccgtgACCTACCgtggcgccgacgcgcgcTACCACGGGCGCGAGATCGTCTTCGGGTGCAACGAGGACACGCTCACCATCTACGACGTGAcggaccgcgccgccccgctCGTCCTCAGCAAGACCACCTACGACGGCTTCAACGGCACGGGAGCCTACACGCACCAGACctggcccgtcgacggcgccgcgctaACGCacctgctgctcgacgacgagctcgacgaggagaacCGCGGGCGcacccccggcggcgacacgcACACCACGACGTATGTCTTCGACGTGCGGGACTTGACTGCGCCGCGATGGACCGGGCGGTACACGGCGCCCGTGAAGAGCGTCGACCATAATCAGTACGTGCGCGATGGGCTTAGCTACATGGCAAACTACGGCTCGGGGatgcgcgtcgtcgacgtatCGGGCGTGGCCAAGGGGGACCCGCAGGGGAAGACGATGCGCGAGGTGGCGCACTTTGACTGCTTCCCggatgatgacgccgagggcgggagCGCCGAGTTCGACGGCGCGTGGACGGCGTATCCGTTTTTCGCCTCGGGCACGGTGCTGCTGAATTGTATAGAGAGGGGGGTGTTTGCGCTCAAGGTGAATAGggggtcgacgtcgtcgacgacgtga
- a CDS encoding uncharacterized protein (COG:K~EggNog:ENOG503P03E~antiSMASH:Cluster_5.2): MTTSGRRPRPPPRLRLHPAPGLIAGYGPGMTAMPMTPTTAATTRPRPIFTQDAVRTLRRWFAANKHHPYPTRDDKESLCALTGLDVVQVANWFANARRRRIKVGSPPPPPSSMSSSAAAVASSAHVLRAHMNRQQQSSSSLATSPSSPLRDVVGMDASTPIDVVMPQPPRRAPTPGVFEDMMDPLQRWANSPPEDEPAAATAIYRAANEPFYASASVSAYPYLYLSDDGGGGGSSASASNRSSLSRQGIGGGDNISNPRSESSVASSRSSSFGVPPSPLDQAAHHGGSSSHPRQQHHRRRRRRRRNHTLLPARQSTLGRPSRGIFQCTFCVEEFRTKYDWQRHEKTWHLPLDRWVCTPTGPLAVRRRDHHRRRRASSSSPSFPRGNGNGDGEWDEEEDEGGGGDALVCVFCGEEGPDAAHIESHNFLLCNRRGVDERTFYRRDHLMQHLRLVHRVGAGVPGSSFDAWKAAAPPIRSRCGFCGRCLDDWAMRVEHLGEHFKAGSTMRDWVGDWGFDPAVLQTIENSMPPYLLDYERNSPLPYKAGGASPWTPSTAYDLLKMELQYWVMNHLDAAGDQPPDADVQREACRIILSADLAGGNTQGLGAAAQAAAAAAAATKTSPSWLRDLATASPEILQGAMLQTVRGQAENRLTTLRINGKDDIFEGCELERRLLAAIIRAARLRPAPLSNREIQAEAVRIVRQTEERSSAPSDVVAGWLLRMISASTDWLEGVKERALGRAQEEAEGEHQEDEEDGEATEGVGVSHPLSLDDTELDVAALGAQMDLVLPGTHQGFTTDGIVAPAAVFPPLDSLPTTDDDMDLLWALDLSAADDAITPAPLISSTATPPHEEEQSRLYQLHTMNNAHRAHRIHTNTITTASTSTVTAPGAVLASTATTSRSPSGAGASSATEAGGPRGHHHHAQLAAAVTASTRPPYFPNDANAYRRLAHDLARFVAAAVSDKNPNRHVPSDEEIQYQARWLEFDDDDPWNQTAADNPEWLMRFKRDVGLLPQESGPGLGLGYFAAPRHR, from the exons ATGACAACGAGTGGCCGCAGGCCCCGGCCCCcgccccggctccggctccacCCGGCCCCGGGACTCATAGCGGGATACGGCCCCggcatgacggcgatgccgatgacaccaacgacggcagcaacaaCCCGCCCACGGCCGATCTTCACCCAGGACGCCGTCCGCACGCTGCGCCGCTGGTTCGCCGCCAATAAGCACCACCCCTACCCGACACGCGACGACAAGGAGTCACTCTGCGCCCTCACCGGCCTCGATGTCGTCCAGGTCGCCAACTGGTtcgccaacgcccgccgccgccgcatcaaGGTCGgcagcccgcctccgccgccgtcgtcaatgtcatcgtcggctgctgccgttgcgtCGAGTGCGCACGTCTTGCGCGCTCACATGaacaggcagcagcagtcctcatcctccttggccacctccccgtcctcgccgctgcgcgaCGTCGTTGGCATGGACGCCTCTACGCCCATCGACGTTGTCatgccccagccgccgcgccgcgcccccaCGCCCGGCGTCTTCGAGGACATGATGGATCCTCTGCAGCGCTGGGCCAACTCGCCCCCCGAagacgagcccgccgccgcgacggccatctaccgcgccgccaacgagccCTTCtacgcctccgcctccgtctccgccTACCCGTACCTGTACCTGtccgatgacggcggcggcggcggctccagcgcctcggctaGCAACCGCTCGTCCCTGAGCCGCCaaggcatcggcggcggcgacaacatCAGCAACCCGCGCAGCGAAAGCTctgtcgcctcgtcgcgctcctcgagcttcgGCGTGCCCCCCTCACCGCTTGACCAGGCGGCCCACCACGGCGGTTCGTCGTCTCACCCCcgtcagcagcaccaccgccggcgccggcgccgtagGAGGAATCACACTCTTCTCCCCGCGCGGCAGTCGACGCTCGGCCGCCCCTCGCGCGGCATCTTTCAGTGCACCTTTTGCGTCGAGGAGTTTCGCACAAAGTACGACTGGCAGCGGCACGAGAAGACGTGGCACCTCCCGCTGGACCGGTGGGTATGCACGCCCACGGGGCCCCTGGCCGTGCGACGGcgcgaccaccaccgtcgtcgccgcgcctcctcctcctccccctctttTCCCAGGGGGAACGGGAATGGGGACGGGGAATgggacgaggaagaggacgagggcggcggtggcgacgcaCTCGTGTGCGTGTTTtgcggcgaggaaggcccCGATGCGGCGCACATCGAGTCACACAACTTCTTGCTCTGTAACCGCCGCGGTGTCGACGAGCGCACATTTTACCGGCGCGACCACCTGATGCAGCACCTGCGGCTAGTGCACCGCGTGGGGGCGGGCGTCCCCGGCTCGAGCTTCGACGCGTGgaaggccgcggcgccacccATACGCTCACGCTGCGGCTTCTGCGGTCGCTGCCTCGACGACTGGGCCATGcgcgtcgagcacctcggcgagcacTTCAAGGCCGGGAGCACCATGCGCGACTGGGTCGGCGACTGGGGGTTCGACCCGGCGGTGCTGCAGACGATAGAGAATTCGATGCCTCCGT ACCTCCTTGACTACGAACGTAATTCACCCCTCCCGTAcaaggctggcggcgcctctccctggacgccctcgaccgcttACGACCTGCTCAAGATGGAGCTCCAGTACTGGGTCATGAATCatctcgacgccgcgggcgaccagccgcccgacgccgacgtccaGCGCGAGGCCTGCCGCATCATTCTCAGCGCGgacctggccggcggcaacacgCAAGGGctgggagcagcagcgcaagcggcagccgcagccgcagctgcaACCAAGACAAGCCCTTCGTGGCTGCGCGAcctggccacggcgtcgcccgagATCCTCCAGGGCGCCATGCTGCAGACTGTGCGCGGGCAGGCCGAGAACCGGCTCACGACGCTGCGCATCAATGGCAAGGACGACATCTTTGAGGGCTGCGAGCTCGAGCGCCGGCTGCTCGCTGCCATtatccgcgccgcccgcctccggcCCGCGCCACTTTCGAACCGCGAGATacaggccgaggccgtgcgCATCGTGCGTCAGACCGAGGAGCGGTCCAGCGCACCgtccgacgtcgtcgccgggtggctgctgcgcatGATTTCCGCATCGACAGACTGGCTTGAAGGGGTCAAGGAAAGGGCTCTAGGACGGgcgcaggaggaggccgagggaGAGCATcaggaggatgaggaagacggcgaggcaACAGAGGGCGTGGGTGTGTCGCATCCTTTATCCCTCGATGACAcggagctcgacgtcgctgcGCTAGGCGCGCAGATGGATCTCGTCCTGCCGGGGACTCATCAGGGGTTCACCACCGACGGCATcgttgcgcccgccgccgtgttcCCTCCTCTCGATTCCCTGCCCACAactgacgacgacatggacctCCTCTGGGCCCTTGACCTCTctgccgctgacgatgcCATCACGCCAGCCCCATTGATCAGCAGCACCGCAACGCCACCGCACGAAGAGGAGCAGTCGCGCCTCTACCAGCTACACACCATGAACAATGCGCACCGAGCCCACCGCATACACaccaacaccatcaccaccgctAGCACCAGCACGGTAACTGCGCCGGGTGCCGTCCTGGCGTCCACTGCGACcacgtcgcgctcgccgtctggcgcgggggccagcagcgcgacggaAGCAGGAGGACCGCGcggccaccatcaccacgcacagctggctgccgcggtgacggcgtcgacgcgcccgccctACTTCCCCAACGACGCCAACGCGTACCGCCGTCTGGCGCACGACCTGGCGCGGttcgtggccgcggccgtgtcggACAAGAACCCGAACCGGCACGTgccgagcgacgaggagattCAGTACCAGGCGCGGTGGCTCGAGTTTGACGA CGACGACCCGTGGAaccagacggcggcggataACCCCGAGTGGCTGATGCGGTTCAAGCGCGACGTGGGCTTGCTGCCGCAGGAGTCGGGTccggggctggggctggggtACTTTGCCGCGCCGAGACACAGGTGA
- a CDS encoding uncharacterized protein (SMCOG1137:Major facilitator superfamily MFS 1~antiSMASH:Cluster_5.2~EggNog:ENOG503NXJD~TransMembrane:12 (i85-106o126-146i153-173o179-200i212-231o243-263i297-321o333-353i360-378o384-406i418-440o460-480i)~COG:G), with protein sequence MATATVTMPAPVAGVTTATAIELGPRGGGMNSSVDNDNGGIALQQRAARPLPPSSASSSDTAAADPVLEASRLADSTVPDGGFEAWSVIAACAVVSFWFTGVSYSWGVMQSALVASGLAPASTLSWVGSLPPTLIAACAVTNARLVRAVGLRAVAIAGVCIIVAAEVASGFCARSVPGLFVTAGAMLGLGMSLCFTTCAVTPAQYFRRRRGLANGVVFAGGGLGGAAVTLLQGVLIQRFGVAWTYRIVGLAALVTGLPAALVIKERRHASAPSSSPSYSATGGGQHLEWRLFRDVRFLLIFLAGAVATFPLLVPAFFLPLYAHALGLSSSAGAGLLAGFNLSSALGRVLCGLLSDRLGPLNTLLATLVVSGAGMLVLWPASTTVAPLALFAVLNGASNGGFFATIPTVVGNVFGSARVAVALGMVVTGWGPGYLMGAPIAGYLLDAYGGQDNGLQAYRPAMFYAGSLALGAAVLVVVMRLRMNPSLKARV encoded by the exons atggccacggcgacggtgaccATGCCCGCTCCCGTCGCGGGCGTCACCACGGCGACAGCCATCGAGCTCggtccccgcggcggcggtatgAACAGCAGCGTCGACAATGACAATGGGGGCATTGCCCTCCAAcagcgcgccgctcgccctcttcctccctcctccgcctcgtcctccgacaccgccgccgccgaccccgtcCTCGAGGCGTCGCGACTTGCCGACAGCACCGTGCCCGACGGAGGCTTCGAGGCGTGgtccgtcatcgccgcctgcgccgtcgtctccttctGGTTCACGGGCGTCAGCTACTCGTGGGGCGTCATGCAgtcggccctcgtcgcctcaGGTCTCgccccggcctcgacgctgTCGTGGGTCGGCTCCCTGCCGCCTaccctcatcgccgcctgcgccgtcacCAACGCTCGCCTAGTGCGTGCCGtgggcctgcgcgccgtggccatcgccggcgtctgcatcatcgtcgccgccgaagtCGCCAGCGGCTTCTGCGCCCGCAGCGTCCCAGGCCTGTTCGTCACCGCCGGGGCCatgctcggcctcggcatgaGCCTCTGCTTCACCACCTGCGCCGTCACACCCGCGCAGTActttcgccgccggcgcggcctcgccaacggcgtcgtcttcgcgggcggcgggctcggcggcgcggccgtcacgctgctgcagggcgtGCTGATCCAACGATTCGGCGTGGCCTGGACGTACCGCATCGTGGGGCTTGCCGCGCTCGTCACGGGTCTTCCGGCAGCGCTCGTCATCAaggagcggcggcatgcatcggcgccatcgtcgtcgccatcgtaCTCGGCtacgggcggcgggcagcacctCGAGTGGCGGCTGTTCCGCGACGTGCGCTTCCTCCTCATCTTCctggctggcgccgtcgccacgttcccgctgctcgtgcccgccttcttcctgccGCTGTACGCACACGCACTTggcctgtcgtcgtcggcgggcgccggcctgctggcgggcTTCAACCTGTCATCGGCGCTGGGCCGCGTGCTGTGCGGCCTCCTGTCGGACCGTCTGGGCCCGCTCAACACGCTGCTGGCGACACTCGTggtcagcggcgccggcatgcTCGTCCtgtggccggcgtcgacaacaGTCGCCCCGCTGGCGCTGTTTGCCGTCCTCAACGGCGCGTCCAACGGGGGGTTCTTCGCCACCATACCGACCGTCGTGGGCAACGTGTTTGGCTCGGCGCGTGTggccgtcgcgctgggcatggtggtgacgggctGGGGGCCGGGGTACCTCATG GGCGCGCCCATCGCTGGCTACCTGCTGGATGCGTACGGCGGCCAGGACAATGGCCTGCAGGCGTATCGACCGGCCATGTTTTATGCTGGGTCTCTCGCGCTCGGGGCGGCCGTGCTGGTGGTTGTGATGCGCCTTCGCATGAATCCGTCGCTCAAGGCGAGAGTGTGA